From Acidobacteriota bacterium, a single genomic window includes:
- a CDS encoding VCBS repeat-containing protein: MLTKKSVAAIFTILLTSLNIVSSLYGQSANDGFDPNANAQVQKVFVRLNGRILIGGGFSTIGGAPANRLAQLNRDGSRDTFFNADVNGNVNAIVEIPGGKILIGGAFSAVGGVQHDNIARINIDGSPDALFTAPNGAVRTIVLQPDGKFIMAGLFTSVGSVPRNRISRHNSDGTVDTTFDPNVNDVVESMVLQPDGKIVIAGFFTTVGGVGRNRIARLNANGSLDTTFAANVNFTVRAVALQADGKVLVGGQFGTVNGVPRNRIARLNADGTLDTSFNPDVNNIVWGLATQSDGKILVGGSFSTVGGAARGYLARLNIDGTLDTGYNPAPNTEVYSVIAQEDGKTVFGGFFLSVAGVARNRIARVYEDGTLETNFNPDTGITGSVSSMISLPDGKIYISGFFTTVGGVARGRLARLNPNGSLDTTFPDPGANNLVLATALQADGKIVVGGFFDSIVLTGIGKLARLNPNGTRDTTFNPMVNGDVYAISVQDDGKIIIGGSLNQINGMNVGNIARLNANGTLDTSFNFAVNGTIDQIVTQRDGNILIAGTFTTVNGINRPMLARLNLAGSSLDTSFNPTFSHTLPATPAVRKILLLQSGKVLVGGNFDNVSGTPRQNIVLLNSNGSVDLPFAVTANFQATAFAQEAGGRIIIGGQFTLFNGNSWQGLVRVGENGEQDFTFNPGVNNIPTVILVQKDGKILLGGAFTTAGGVPRNGMAKIATGNLAAYDITASSSEIVWSGFYSAPKVNRLILEGSSDGVNYAPLGEATPDPGGMVWRLSGASFSGGYIRARGLHPDASNRQSSIEFVKYIPQTRRSPFDFDGDGKTDISIFRPSLGQWWLNRSNLGTIVHTFGNSADKLTPGDFTGDGVADVAVFRPSTGEWFVLRSENATFYSFPFGSSTDIPVPADYDGDSRADAAVFRPSNSTWYIQKSAGGTTIETFGVGGDVPVPADYDGDGQTDIAIYRPSLGQWWLKRSTAGTIALTFGVSTDKTVQGDYTGDGKADVAVFRPATGEWLILRSENSTFYSFPFGANGDAPAPGDYDGDGRFDAAVFRSSSATWYIQQSTAGTLIQSFGSATDVPIPNAYVR; encoded by the coding sequence GTGCTTACCAAAAAGTCCGTAGCTGCAATCTTTACCATACTTTTAACCTCTCTGAACATAGTTTCGTCGCTATATGGACAGTCGGCAAATGACGGCTTTGATCCGAATGCAAATGCCCAGGTCCAGAAGGTCTTTGTTCGCTTGAACGGAAGGATCTTGATTGGCGGCGGATTTTCGACTATCGGGGGTGCCCCGGCAAACCGGCTGGCCCAACTGAATAGGGACGGTTCGCGGGACACGTTCTTTAACGCCGACGTAAACGGTAACGTCAATGCGATCGTGGAGATTCCCGGTGGCAAGATTCTCATCGGCGGTGCATTTTCAGCCGTCGGCGGCGTGCAGCATGACAACATCGCCCGTATCAATATAGACGGCTCGCCCGACGCCCTTTTTACGGCCCCGAATGGGGCGGTGCGAACCATCGTTTTGCAACCGGATGGGAAGTTCATCATGGCCGGGCTATTCACATCGGTTGGCAGTGTTCCGCGTAACCGTATCTCGCGGCACAACTCAGACGGGACGGTCGACACGACCTTCGACCCTAACGTCAATGACGTCGTCGAATCGATGGTCCTCCAGCCGGACGGAAAGATCGTGATCGCCGGGTTCTTCACAACTGTCGGCGGAGTGGGCCGTAACCGGATCGCCCGGCTTAATGCCAACGGTTCGCTGGATACCACCTTTGCCGCAAACGTAAACTTCACGGTGCGCGCCGTCGCCTTGCAGGCGGACGGCAAAGTGCTTGTAGGTGGACAATTCGGCACCGTCAATGGCGTCCCCAGAAACCGAATTGCCCGTCTCAATGCGGATGGCACGCTTGATACGTCATTCAACCCGGACGTCAACAACATCGTGTGGGGACTTGCAACGCAGTCGGACGGCAAGATCTTGGTTGGCGGTTCGTTCTCGACGGTTGGCGGTGCTGCACGCGGTTATCTCGCACGTCTGAATATCGACGGTACTCTAGACACAGGCTATAACCCCGCTCCGAACACTGAGGTGTATTCGGTAATCGCCCAAGAGGACGGGAAGACAGTTTTCGGCGGCTTCTTTCTCTCAGTCGCCGGAGTTGCAAGGAACCGTATCGCCCGGGTTTATGAGGACGGCACACTCGAAACTAACTTCAATCCCGACACCGGCATCACCGGAAGCGTTTCGTCGATGATCTCGCTGCCTGACGGAAAGATCTATATCAGCGGCTTTTTTACTACTGTCGGCGGTGTCGCCCGCGGACGGCTTGCACGACTTAATCCCAACGGAAGCCTCGATACCACCTTTCCCGATCCCGGAGCCAACAACCTGGTGCTGGCGACCGCCCTCCAGGCTGACGGCAAGATCGTAGTCGGTGGGTTCTTCGATTCGATCGTGCTGACCGGAATTGGAAAACTAGCCCGACTGAACCCAAACGGAACACGCGACACCACATTCAATCCCATGGTAAATGGGGACGTTTATGCGATCTCGGTGCAAGATGACGGCAAGATCATAATTGGCGGTTCTCTCAATCAGATCAATGGAATGAACGTCGGCAATATTGCCCGCCTGAACGCAAATGGCACGCTCGACACGTCTTTCAATTTTGCCGTAAACGGAACGATCGATCAAATAGTCACCCAGCGAGACGGAAATATACTGATTGCTGGAACTTTTACAACGGTCAACGGGATAAACCGCCCGATGCTAGCCCGTTTGAATCTGGCCGGCTCGTCGCTGGACACCTCCTTTAACCCAACATTTTCGCATACCCTGCCTGCGACTCCGGCCGTTCGTAAGATCCTGCTTTTGCAAAGTGGAAAGGTCCTGGTCGGAGGCAATTTTGACAACGTCAGCGGCACCCCCAGGCAAAACATCGTCCTCCTCAACAGCAATGGTTCAGTCGATCTTCCGTTCGCGGTAACCGCCAATTTTCAGGCAACGGCCTTTGCCCAGGAAGCAGGCGGACGGATAATTATCGGCGGTCAATTTACGCTATTTAATGGAAACTCATGGCAGGGCCTCGTGAGGGTCGGGGAAAACGGCGAGCAGGATTTTACCTTTAATCCGGGCGTAAACAACATACCGACGGTGATCCTCGTGCAGAAAGACGGAAAGATTTTATTAGGCGGGGCGTTTACGACTGCCGGAGGCGTTCCCAGAAACGGTATGGCCAAAATCGCCACGGGCAATTTGGCGGCTTATGACATCACCGCCTCGAGCAGCGAGATCGTTTGGTCCGGTTTCTATAGTGCTCCTAAAGTGAACCGTTTGATCCTCGAAGGCTCGAGCGACGGAGTGAATTACGCTCCTCTGGGTGAAGCGACTCCGGATCCAGGGGGAATGGTCTGGCGATTAAGCGGAGCATCGTTCTCCGGCGGTTATATACGAGCACGAGGGCTTCATCCCGATGCTTCGAATCGGCAATCGTCAATCGAATTTGTCAAATACATACCGCAAACACGCCGTTCTCCGTTCGATTTCGACGGCGACGGCAAGACCGACATCTCGATCTTCCGGCCGTCGCTAGGGCAGTGGTGGCTGAACCGCTCGAACCTCGGGACGATCGTCCACACTTTCGGAAACTCGGCCGACAAGCTCACGCCGGGGGATTTCACCGGAGACGGCGTCGCGGACGTCGCCGTATTCCGGCCGTCGACAGGCGAGTGGTTCGTTCTCCGGAGCGAGAACGCGACCTTCTATTCGTTCCCGTTCGGATCGTCGACCGACATTCCTGTTCCCGCCGATTACGACGGCGACAGCAGAGCGGACGCCGCCGTCTTCCGGCCTTCAAACTCGACCTGGTATATCCAAAAATCTGCCGGCGGAACAACGATCGAGACGTTCGGCGTCGGCGGCGACGTTCCGGTTCCCGCGGATTACGACGGCGACGGACAGACGGACATCGCGATCTATCGTCCGAGCCTCGGGCAATGGTGGCTGAAGCGCTCGACCGCCGGTACTATCGCGCTGACGTTCGGAGTTTCGACCGACAAGACGGTTCAAGGCGACTACACCGGCGACGGCAAGGCGGACGTCGCGGTCTTCCGCCCGGCGACCGGCGAATGGTTGATTCTGAGGTCCGAGAACTCCACTTTCTATTCGTTCCCGTTCGGCGCGAACGGCGACGCGCCCGCGCCGGGCGATTATGACGGCGACGGCAGGTTCGACGCCGCCGTTTTTAGATCTTCGTCGGCGACCTGGTACATTCAGCAATCGACTGCCGGAACGCTTATCCAGTCATTCGGTTCGGCCACTGATGTTCCGATCCCGAACGCGTATGTGAGGTAA
- the ispH gene encoding 4-hydroxy-3-methylbut-2-enyl diphosphate reductase produces MKVLLAEEYGFCFGVERAVEMVEESLAQGDTVRSLGPLIHNEQEMGRLGQFGVTTISEPVQIKRGETAVIRAHGVTPDVQRELEEKASKVVDATCPFVTRVQKLAARAAAENRHVIIVGNPDHPEMVGVKGYAPDHAFVINGVAEVASLPRLRSPLVVSQTTIKAQNFFDTAEAVKSKTDDEVQIVNTICSATRDRQDAARALAGMVDAFYIIGGRHSSNSRKLLAVCKEQCEKSFLVETEDEINPEDLNGIETVGVTAGASTPNWLIEKVVNHLKSIGEKSEKELPLS; encoded by the coding sequence ATGAAAGTGTTACTTGCAGAAGAATACGGTTTTTGTTTCGGGGTCGAGCGTGCGGTCGAAATGGTCGAGGAATCGCTTGCACAGGGCGATACGGTTCGTTCGCTCGGTCCGCTGATCCACAACGAGCAGGAAATGGGCCGGCTCGGGCAGTTTGGCGTGACAACGATCAGCGAACCGGTTCAGATCAAGCGCGGCGAAACAGCGGTCATTCGTGCCCACGGCGTGACACCCGACGTCCAGCGCGAATTAGAAGAAAAGGCCTCAAAGGTCGTCGATGCCACTTGTCCGTTCGTGACGCGGGTTCAAAAACTCGCCGCGCGGGCGGCTGCGGAGAACAGGCACGTGATCATCGTCGGGAACCCTGACCACCCGGAGATGGTCGGCGTCAAGGGTTACGCACCGGACCACGCGTTTGTCATCAACGGAGTTGCCGAGGTCGCATCGCTTCCGCGCCTGCGAAGTCCTTTGGTCGTCTCGCAAACGACAATCAAGGCGCAAAACTTTTTCGACACGGCCGAAGCGGTCAAATCAAAGACGGACGATGAAGTACAGATCGTCAACACGATCTGTTCGGCGACGCGTGATCGACAGGACGCGGCGCGCGCGCTGGCCGGAATGGTCGATGCGTTCTACATCATCGGCGGACGCCATTCTTCGAACAGCCGCAAACTTCTTGCCGTTTGCAAGGAGCAATGCGAGAAGAGTTTTCTGGTCGAAACCGAGGACGAGATCAACCCCGAAGATTTGAACGGGATCGAGACGGTCGGCGTAACGGCCGGCGCATCGACGCCCAACTGGCTGATCGAAAAGGTCGTCAACCATCTGAAGTCGATCGGCGAAAAGAGCGAAAAGGAATTGCCGCTGAGTTAG
- a CDS encoding cupin domain-containing protein translates to MANLNQLVRSNDVDWKPLREEGVSGVYVKVLMFDETAGRAPTILLKFDPGATYPLHNHPAGEEIFVLEGDIKLGKDELTTGDYIFTAPGNLHRVSTRDGCVVFLRAPEEVVKIEARK, encoded by the coding sequence ATGGCGAACTTGAATCAACTTGTCAGAAGCAATGACGTTGACTGGAAACCGCTTCGTGAAGAAGGCGTGTCGGGGGTTTACGTGAAGGTTCTGATGTTTGACGAAACCGCCGGTCGCGCGCCGACCATCCTCCTTAAGTTCGATCCGGGCGCGACGTATCCGCTCCATAATCATCCAGCCGGCGAGGAGATCTTCGTACTCGAAGGCGACATCAAACTCGGAAAGGACGAGCTTACGACCGGAGACTATATCTTCACCGCGCCGGGGAATTTGCATCGCGTGAGCACAAGAGATGGTTGCGTCGTGTTTCTGCGGGCACCGGAGGAAGTGGTGAAGATCGAGGCCCGCAAATGA
- a CDS encoding trypsin-like peptidase domain-containing protein encodes MNKTKAVYQLTGRQILMLAFASALIAVGTAACFSNFSGLFDMRNSTNVALAENAPTPVGISNPESVSDEQNSIEVYKSISPGVAYITTSAQFSYYGEEQETERGNGSGSVIDAQGHILTNFHVIEGASKLTVSFGGEKTYPAKVVGGDPDTDLAVIKIEPGADKITVVQLGDSDALQVGQKVLAIGNPFGLDRTLTTGVISGLQRPIRARNGRPIEGAIQTDASINPGNSGGPLLDKYGRMIGINSQILSRSGGSVGVGFAIPVSIAKRVVPQLIQFGEVRRPKLGATLFGIEQLRDQGISTPVESGLLIRSVVVGGSAERSGLRGFTRDAQGEMVFGDIITAVDGEKVTDMDGLYKVLDKKKIGDTVQVEVFRNNKSMTIPVKLLALPASVQGRPRED; translated from the coding sequence ATGAATAAGACAAAAGCGGTTTACCAATTGACCGGACGGCAGATCCTGATGCTCGCGTTCGCGTCGGCGCTGATCGCAGTCGGAACCGCGGCCTGTTTCAGCAATTTCAGCGGTCTTTTCGATATGAGGAACTCGACGAACGTCGCGCTTGCGGAAAACGCGCCGACGCCGGTCGGGATCTCGAACCCTGAATCGGTCAGCGACGAACAGAACAGCATCGAGGTTTACAAGTCGATCTCGCCCGGCGTAGCGTATATTACGACAAGCGCTCAATTCAGCTATTACGGCGAAGAGCAGGAAACCGAACGCGGCAACGGTTCGGGTTCGGTAATTGATGCGCAAGGCCATATCCTGACCAACTTTCACGTGATCGAAGGAGCGTCGAAATTGACGGTGAGTTTCGGCGGCGAGAAGACCTACCCGGCGAAGGTCGTCGGCGGCGATCCGGACACGGATCTTGCGGTCATCAAGATCGAACCGGGTGCCGACAAAATAACCGTCGTCCAACTTGGCGACTCGGACGCGCTTCAAGTCGGTCAGAAGGTGCTTGCGATCGGCAATCCGTTCGGGCTCGACCGGACCTTGACGACGGGCGTGATCTCCGGGCTTCAGCGTCCGATCCGCGCGCGTAACGGGCGCCCGATCGAGGGCGCGATCCAGACCGACGCTTCGATCAATCCCGGAAACTCCGGCGGCCCTTTGCTCGACAAATACGGGCGGATGATCGGCATCAATTCGCAGATCCTTTCGCGTTCGGGCGGCTCGGTCGGAGTCGGATTCGCGATCCCGGTAAGCATCGCCAAACGCGTTGTTCCGCAACTGATACAGTTCGGCGAAGTTCGCCGTCCGAAACTCGGCGCAACGCTTTTCGGCATCGAGCAACTCCGGGATCAGGGGATCTCGACGCCGGTTGAGAGCGGACTGCTGATCCGAAGCGTGGTTGTCGGCGGTTCCGCCGAGCGGTCCGGCCTTCGCGGCTTCACTCGCGACGCGCAGGGCGAGATGGTCTTCGGCGACATCATCACCGCGGTCGACGGCGAGAAGGTGACCGATATGGACGGATTATACAAAGTGCTCGATAAAAAGAAGATCGGCGACACGGTTCAGGTCGAGGTCTTCCGCAACAATAAGAGCATGACGATTCCCGTCAAACTTCTGGCGCTGCCGGCCTCGGTTCAGGGGCGTCCGCGCGAGGATTAA
- the dacB gene encoding D-alanyl-D-alanine carboxypeptidase/D-alanyl-D-alanine-endopeptidase — MKSTKLIAIAFVLVSAAAAFAQNDRPVIVVGKPTPKPTVQVITTPTPAVTPKPMPSVVPTPAPASIASLGELQSKIRLSASRYETRRGQIGIKIVSLDTGKVIYEENAEKYFMPASNMKNFTIATAIERLTPNFRFVTSVFSNSRPDAAGAIKGDLTIYGRGDMSFSTSFFEKDYFKAIDDLADAIVRAGVKRIEGNLVGDESYFSGFAIPGGWEWDDLQWYYGAEVSALPFNDNAVDLSIRGASVGAPCIVNILPLNPVMRIINTCTTTAAKSGRDPSVKKGLDDNTVEIGGTMPAGDEYSNKITVSRPAELFIALLKERLEKKGIVITGQRKLITRRDKIQSAVTSSVPPIEIARQEGPPFSVVAAKTMKPSQNLYTETILWTLGEQGRAFPVPQDAKSNPFLDSKSTSSERGIFVVRNFLNEIGVAPDGIIQWDGSGLSRHNLVTPAAVVTLYTYMAKQSRYSTTWMDSLTIGGVDGTLRNRFKGTKTQGNVRGKTGTIDQVSALSGYVTTSSGEKAVFSIIVNGVNDGRLRVSVIDEIVGHIANYSGLMN; from the coding sequence ATGAAATCGACAAAATTGATTGCCATTGCCTTCGTGCTGGTTTCGGCCGCCGCAGCTTTTGCCCAGAACGACCGTCCGGTGATCGTCGTCGGGAAACCGACTCCGAAGCCGACCGTTCAAGTGATCACGACGCCGACCCCTGCGGTGACGCCAAAGCCGATGCCGTCGGTTGTTCCGACGCCCGCGCCGGCATCGATCGCGTCGCTTGGAGAACTTCAGTCCAAGATCCGGCTCAGCGCCTCGCGTTACGAGACGCGGCGCGGACAGATCGGGATCAAGATCGTTTCGCTCGACACCGGAAAGGTGATCTACGAAGAGAACGCCGAAAAGTATTTTATGCCGGCTTCGAATATGAAGAACTTCACGATCGCGACCGCGATCGAGCGGCTGACGCCAAATTTCAGGTTCGTGACGAGCGTTTTTTCCAATTCCAGACCCGACGCCGCCGGGGCGATCAAGGGTGATCTGACGATCTACGGCCGCGGAGATATGTCGTTTTCGACGTCGTTCTTTGAGAAGGACTACTTCAAGGCGATCGACGATTTGGCCGATGCGATCGTTCGCGCAGGCGTCAAGCGAATCGAAGGAAACCTCGTCGGCGACGAAAGTTACTTTTCAGGATTCGCGATTCCCGGCGGCTGGGAGTGGGATGATCTCCAATGGTATTACGGAGCGGAAGTTTCGGCGCTGCCGTTCAACGACAACGCGGTCGATCTTTCGATCAGAGGCGCTTCGGTCGGCGCACCGTGCATCGTCAACATTCTGCCGCTCAATCCGGTGATGCGAATCATCAATACCTGCACGACGACGGCCGCGAAGTCGGGCCGCGACCCATCGGTCAAAAAAGGGCTCGACGACAATACTGTCGAAATCGGCGGCACGATGCCGGCCGGGGATGAGTATTCGAACAAGATCACCGTCTCGCGGCCGGCCGAGCTGTTTATCGCACTGCTCAAGGAAAGGCTTGAGAAGAAAGGCATCGTCATCACCGGGCAACGAAAATTGATCACCCGAAGGGACAAAATTCAGTCGGCCGTCACGTCGAGCGTTCCGCCGATAGAGATCGCGCGTCAGGAGGGACCGCCGTTTTCGGTAGTCGCGGCAAAGACGATGAAACCGAGTCAGAATCTCTATACGGAGACGATCCTCTGGACGCTCGGCGAACAGGGTCGTGCTTTTCCCGTTCCGCAAGACGCGAAATCGAATCCGTTTCTGGATTCGAAATCGACGAGTTCGGAACGCGGGATCTTTGTCGTTCGGAATTTCCTGAATGAGATCGGTGTCGCGCCCGACGGGATCATCCAGTGGGACGGAAGCGGGCTTTCACGGCACAATCTAGTGACGCCCGCGGCGGTCGTCACGCTCTACACGTATATGGCGAAACAAAGCCGTTATTCAACGACCTGGATGGATTCTCTGACGATCGGCGGGGTCGACGGCACGCTCCGCAATCGCTTCAAGGGAACGAAAACACAGGGCAATGTCCGCGGCAAAACGGGCACCATCGATCAGGTATCGGCGCTCTCCGGTTACGTCACGACCTCGTCCGGTGAAAAGGCGGTATTCTCGATCATCGTCAACGGCGTCAACGACGGCCGCCTGCGGGTAAGCGTCATCGACGAGATCGTCGGTCACATTGCGAATTACTCTGGTTTGATGAACTAG
- a CDS encoding RNA-binding protein, which yields MSTKLYVGNLSFRVSDDDLFEHFSQAGSVESANVVQDRETGRSRGFGFVEMASEDDANNAIAQFNGQEYDGRNMVVNEARPRENGGGGNRGGGGGRGGYGGGGNRGGGGGGRGGYGGGGGGGRW from the coding sequence ATGAGTACAAAACTTTACGTAGGAAACTTGTCGTTTCGCGTGTCGGACGATGATTTGTTCGAGCATTTTTCGCAGGCCGGATCGGTTGAGTCGGCAAACGTAGTCCAGGATCGTGAAACCGGCCGTTCGCGCGGATTCGGATTCGTCGAAATGGCTTCGGAAGATGACGCCAACAATGCGATCGCGCAGTTTAACGGACAGGAATATGATGGCCGCAATATGGTTGTCAATGAAGCTCGTCCGCGTGAAAACGGCGGCGGCGGCAATCGCGGCGGCGGCGGCGGACGCGGCGGCTACGGCGGCGGCGGCAATCGCGGCGGCGGTGGCGGCGGACGTGGCGGCTACGGCGGCGGCGGTGGCGGCGGACGCTGGTAA
- a CDS encoding glyoxalase codes for MITGTELARPFVPTKDFDLSKRFYEALGFEMTLDSEVSIFRAGSGGFILQRHFHKDWAGNFMMQLMVDDLDAWWLHIESLDLPNRFGVPSPKPPAMQPWGLRIAFVVDPAGVLWHIAERRDGVIHDK; via the coding sequence ATGATTACCGGAACAGAACTCGCTCGTCCATTTGTCCCGACAAAGGACTTTGACTTATCCAAACGATTCTACGAAGCGCTGGGGTTTGAGATGACCCTCGATAGTGAGGTCTCCATCTTCAGGGCAGGAAGCGGAGGCTTCATACTTCAACGGCATTTCCATAAGGACTGGGCCGGCAATTTCATGATGCAACTGATGGTCGACGATCTGGATGCGTGGTGGTTGCATATCGAGTCACTCGATCTTCCCAATCGGTTCGGCGTGCCATCTCCCAAGCCTCCAGCCATGCAGCCGTGGGGACTTCGGATTGCATTCGTTGTTGATCCGGCCGGTGTTTTGTGGCATATCGCCGAGCGCCGTGACGGCGTAATCCACGACAAATAA
- a CDS encoding PIN domain nuclease has product MIFVDTSVWIDFFNGKETREVLILEAALGAEVVSIGDLIALEILQGFRNDKDYNTAKELLSALTIYSLLGERAAYVCAENYRALRKKGITIRKTADVIIASFCIENNFPLLFSDKDFLPFVEHLGLRSANSYA; this is encoded by the coding sequence GTGATATTTGTTGATACAAGCGTCTGGATCGATTTCTTCAACGGCAAGGAAACCAGAGAAGTTTTGATTCTTGAAGCGGCTCTTGGCGCAGAAGTTGTTTCGATAGGAGACCTCATTGCGCTTGAGATACTGCAAGGCTTCAGAAACGATAAAGACTACAATACGGCCAAGGAGTTATTAAGCGCACTGACAATATACAGCTTGCTCGGTGAGCGTGCCGCTTATGTATGCGCAGAGAATTACCGGGCGTTGCGCAAAAAAGGAATAACTATAAGAAAAACTGCTGATGTGATTATCGCCTCGTTCTGCATCGAGAATAACTTCCCGCTCCTGTTTTCTGATAAAGACTTCTTGCCATTTGTTGAGCATCTTGGACTTAGATCCGCTAATTCTTACGCCTAA
- a CDS encoding type II toxin-antitoxin system VapB family antitoxin: protein MRTNIVIDDKLMSDALKATGLETKREAVELGLKTLIKLKKQEGIKAFRGRLQWEGNLDRMRQGK from the coding sequence ATGCGAACGAATATTGTAATAGACGACAAATTAATGAGCGATGCCCTAAAGGCTACCGGACTCGAAACAAAGCGCGAAGCTGTTGAGCTGGGACTTAAGACTCTGATCAAGTTAAAAAAACAAGAGGGCATCAAGGCTTTCCGTGGCCGACTTCAATGGGAAGGCAACCTGGATAGAATGAGGCAGGGCAAGTGA